The proteins below come from a single Synechococcus sp. MW101C3 genomic window:
- a CDS encoding MoaD/ThiS family protein, which translates to MAIQVLIPTPLQKYTADQASVELEASSVDALLQELDSQFPGIKARLTDEQGKLRRFLNVYVNSEDIRFLDNQATPLSDGDEVSIVPAVAGG; encoded by the coding sequence ATGGCGATTCAGGTCCTCATTCCCACTCCGCTGCAGAAGTACACCGCCGATCAGGCCAGCGTGGAACTGGAAGCCTCCAGCGTGGATGCCCTGCTGCAGGAGCTCGACAGCCAGTTCCCCGGCATCAAGGCACGTCTCACCGATGAGCAGGGCAAGCTGCGGCGCTTCCTGAACGTCTACGTGAACAGCGAAGACATCCGCTTCCTCGATAACCAGGCGACCCCCTTGAGCGATGGCGATGAAGTGAGCATCGTGCCGGCCGTGGCCGGTGGCTGA
- a CDS encoding cupin: protein MTQTKPPTATSPSSSSRPSAAPASSPSPTAQLFDYRQAANPIRHGLTEPIPDQRWGPELHASGPTAVLPLDLSAALGCSGPATSPALSANFIRLLAGESIEASANATSLLFYVLHGEGRCHRQGNGIAPAFRQSWSQGDLFVLPAGATPQLEATAESVLYWVHDAPLLRHLGVSPDQARFEATYYPGSWLRQELALLAADPSSARSNRLSLLLANTALPASRTVTHTLWAMYGMVPAGAVQPPHRHQSVALDLVIDCDPGCATLSGSELNADGTIRNPVRMEWEPGAAFVTPPGQWHSHVNESGRTALLLPIQDAGLHTYLRSLDIRFS, encoded by the coding sequence ATGACCCAGACCAAGCCACCAACCGCCACTTCGCCGAGCAGCTCGAGCCGGCCTTCCGCAGCACCTGCAAGCAGCCCAAGCCCCACCGCCCAGCTGTTCGACTATCGCCAGGCAGCCAACCCTATCCGCCACGGGCTGACCGAACCGATCCCGGACCAGCGCTGGGGCCCTGAACTGCACGCCAGCGGTCCGACGGCCGTGCTGCCCCTTGATCTGAGCGCGGCTCTCGGCTGCAGCGGCCCGGCTACCAGTCCGGCCCTCTCCGCCAACTTCATTCGTCTGCTGGCCGGGGAGTCGATCGAGGCCAGCGCCAACGCCACCAGCCTCCTGTTTTACGTGCTCCACGGCGAAGGCCGCTGCCACCGGCAGGGCAACGGCATCGCCCCGGCCTTCCGCCAGAGCTGGAGTCAGGGCGATCTGTTCGTGCTGCCGGCCGGAGCCACGCCCCAGCTGGAGGCCACGGCCGAGAGCGTTCTCTACTGGGTGCACGACGCTCCTCTGCTCCGTCATCTGGGTGTGAGCCCCGATCAGGCGCGCTTTGAGGCCACGTACTACCCAGGCAGCTGGCTGCGCCAGGAGCTGGCTCTGCTGGCAGCCGACCCCAGCAGCGCCCGCAGCAACCGGCTGAGCCTGCTGCTGGCCAATACCGCCCTGCCTGCCAGCCGCACGGTCACCCATACCCTCTGGGCCATGTACGGCATGGTGCCGGCCGGAGCCGTCCAGCCACCGCACCGGCATCAATCGGTGGCGCTTGATCTGGTGATCGACTGCGATCCCGGTTGCGCCACCCTCTCGGGCAGCGAGCTCAATGCCGACGGCACCATCCGCAACCCCGTGCGCATGGAGTGGGAACCCGGTGCCGCCTTCGTGACCCCGCCAGGGCAGTGGCATTCCCACGTGAACGAAAGCGGCCGCACTGCCCTGTTGCTGCCCATTCAGGACGCCGGCCTGCACACCTACCTGCGCAGCCTCGACATCCGTTTCAGCTGA
- the ftsH gene encoding ATP-dependent zinc metalloprotease FtsH, with protein MQQAPAPTYSELLALMRAGQVKEVELSLRQREALVTMADGSKARVPVFANDTLLLSTAEQAKVPLSVRDDRQEDATAGLVVNVLLVVMLVGGLTLLIRRSSQVANKAIGFGRSQPRLQPEGTVSVRFEDVAGINEAKEELQEVVSFLRQPERFTSIGAKIPRGVLLVGPPGTGKTLLAKAIAGEAGVPFFSMAASEFVELFVGVGASRVRDLFRRAKEKAPCIIFIDEVDAVGRQRGAGIGGGNDEREQTLNQLLTEMDGFEENSGVILLAATNRPDVLDVALTRPGRFDRQISVDLPDRRGREAILAVHARSRPLSDEVSMATWAARTPGFSGADLANLLNEAAILTARRQKASIDDQALSDALERITMGLAVAPLLDSAKKRLIAYHEVGHALLTTLIPHADRLDKVTLLPRAGGVGGFARTMPDEDIIDSGLISRAYLQARLVVVMGGRAAELVVFGPSEITQGASGDLQMATRICREMVTRYGFSPLGPVALEGDAAEVFLGRDLIHTRPSYAETTGRRIDAQVRALSQEALERAVAELEPRRDLLDDLVELLIERETLSGDDFRAIVDRYEANLMATTQRALTPTPAA; from the coding sequence GTGCAGCAGGCTCCGGCCCCTACCTACAGCGAGCTGCTGGCCCTGATGCGGGCCGGCCAGGTGAAGGAGGTGGAGCTGTCGCTGCGCCAGCGGGAAGCCCTGGTCACCATGGCCGATGGCAGCAAAGCGCGGGTGCCGGTGTTCGCCAACGACACCCTGCTGCTCAGCACCGCCGAACAGGCCAAGGTGCCGCTCAGCGTCCGTGATGATCGCCAGGAAGATGCCACCGCTGGCCTGGTGGTCAATGTGCTGCTGGTGGTGATGCTGGTGGGCGGTCTCACGCTGCTGATCCGCCGCTCCTCCCAGGTGGCCAACAAGGCGATCGGCTTCGGGCGCAGCCAGCCGCGCCTCCAGCCCGAAGGCACGGTGTCGGTGCGCTTCGAGGATGTGGCGGGCATCAACGAGGCCAAGGAAGAACTGCAGGAGGTGGTGAGCTTCCTGCGCCAGCCCGAGCGCTTCACCTCCATCGGCGCCAAGATTCCGCGCGGTGTTCTGCTGGTGGGCCCGCCTGGCACCGGCAAAACCCTCCTTGCCAAGGCGATCGCCGGCGAGGCGGGTGTGCCCTTCTTCTCGATGGCGGCCTCTGAGTTCGTGGAGTTGTTCGTGGGCGTGGGCGCCAGCCGGGTCCGCGACCTGTTCCGCCGCGCCAAGGAAAAGGCTCCCTGCATCATCTTCATTGATGAAGTTGATGCCGTGGGGCGCCAGCGTGGAGCGGGCATCGGCGGTGGCAATGACGAACGGGAGCAGACCCTCAATCAGCTGCTCACCGAAATGGATGGCTTCGAGGAAAACTCCGGCGTGATCCTGCTGGCGGCCACCAACCGGCCGGATGTTCTGGATGTGGCCCTCACCCGGCCCGGTCGCTTTGATCGCCAGATCAGCGTGGATCTGCCCGACCGGCGCGGCCGCGAAGCGATCCTGGCTGTGCATGCCCGCAGCAGGCCCCTCTCGGACGAGGTGTCAATGGCCACCTGGGCCGCCCGCACGCCTGGATTCTCCGGGGCGGATCTGGCCAACCTGCTCAATGAGGCGGCCATCCTCACCGCACGCCGCCAGAAAGCCAGCATCGATGACCAGGCGCTCAGCGATGCCCTGGAGCGCATCACCATGGGCCTGGCCGTGGCTCCCCTGCTCGACAGCGCCAAGAAGCGCCTGATCGCGTACCACGAAGTGGGGCACGCCCTGCTCACCACCCTCATTCCCCACGCGGATCGCCTCGACAAGGTGACCCTGCTGCCGCGGGCCGGCGGCGTCGGCGGCTTTGCCCGCACCATGCCAGATGAGGACATCATTGATTCCGGGTTGATCAGCCGCGCGTATCTGCAGGCCCGGCTGGTGGTCGTGATGGGCGGTCGCGCCGCTGAGCTGGTGGTGTTCGGCCCCAGCGAAATCACCCAGGGCGCTTCCGGCGACCTGCAGATGGCCACCCGCATCTGCCGCGAGATGGTCACCCGCTACGGCTTTTCACCGCTGGGGCCGGTCGCACTTGAAGGTGATGCCGCTGAAGTGTTTCTTGGTCGCGATCTGATCCACACGCGGCCCAGCTACGCCGAAACCACCGGCCGCCGCATTGATGCTCAGGTGCGCGCGCTCTCCCAGGAGGCGCTCGAGCGGGCTGTCGCCGAACTGGAGCCGCGCCGTGACCTGCTTGATGATCTGGTGGAGCTGCTGATCGAGCGGGAAACCCTGAGCGGCGATGACTTCCGGGCCATCGTGGACCGCTATGAAGCCAACCTCATGGCCACCACCCAGAGGGCGCTTACGCCCACCCCCGCGGCCTGA
- the rpmF gene encoding 50S ribosomal protein L32: MAVPKKKTSKGKRNQRHAHWKAKAGVAASKALSLGKAVLSGRAQGFVYPIDDSAETEES; this comes from the coding sequence ATGGCTGTTCCCAAGAAGAAAACGTCCAAAGGCAAGCGCAATCAGCGCCACGCGCACTGGAAAGCCAAAGCTGGCGTTGCCGCCAGCAAGGCCCTCTCCCTCGGCAAAGCCGTGCTCAGCGGCCGGGCTCAGGGCTTCGTCTATCCGATCGACGACAGCGCCGAAACCGAAGAGAGCTGA
- a CDS encoding DUF565 domain-containing protein gives MSTPPVQATRFQHLLDRSAAALLQGVRGTWRRRSLSLIALLAGYFGGNNLTSYFLVTIGQRPVVVLLLVVLLEVLVRVRSHQVRGEPTLAWVICDHLRLGFVYAVVAEAFKLGS, from the coding sequence ATGAGCACCCCGCCGGTTCAGGCCACCCGCTTTCAGCACCTGCTCGATCGCAGCGCCGCTGCCCTGCTGCAGGGGGTGCGTGGCACCTGGCGACGCCGCAGCCTGTCGTTGATCGCCCTGCTGGCCGGGTATTTCGGCGGTAACAACCTCACCTCCTATTTCCTCGTCACCATCGGGCAGCGGCCGGTGGTGGTGCTTCTGCTGGTGGTGCTGCTCGAAGTGCTGGTACGCGTGCGCAGCCACCAGGTGCGCGGCGAACCCACCCTGGCCTGGGTGATCTGCGACCACCTGCGCCTCGGGTTCGTCTACGCCGTGGTGGCAGAGGCGTTCAAGCTGGGCTCGTGA
- a CDS encoding HAD-IA family hydrolase codes for MDDAPLKPSLGALLWDVDGTLAETELDGHRPAFNLAFAEEGLPWHWDPATYIQLLAISGGRERLRVYLSDQGPEPPDPALLDALVRRKQQHYTALMASGAIRLRPGVERLITAAASAGLRQAVVTTSGRVSAQALIERLLPGAAATFAFLVCGDDVAALKPSPDAYTLALSQLAMPAAAVVAIEDSSNGTRAATAAGLRTLVTLSEATRQEPLAVFEGAAAIVSQLGEGGAHASVLQGPPCPDGLITLSYLEQLAVPS; via the coding sequence ATGGATGACGCTCCTCTGAAGCCTTCCCTTGGCGCCCTGCTTTGGGACGTGGACGGCACGCTGGCGGAAACGGAGCTGGACGGTCATCGCCCGGCCTTCAACCTGGCGTTTGCCGAGGAAGGCCTCCCCTGGCACTGGGATCCGGCCACCTACATCCAGTTGCTGGCGATCAGTGGCGGCCGGGAGCGGTTGCGCGTCTATCTCAGCGACCAGGGGCCTGAGCCCCCCGATCCCGCCTTGCTGGATGCCCTGGTGCGCCGCAAGCAACAGCACTACACAGCCCTGATGGCATCCGGGGCGATCCGGCTGCGCCCGGGCGTCGAGCGGCTGATCACGGCCGCCGCCAGCGCCGGCCTTCGCCAGGCGGTGGTCACCACCAGCGGGCGCGTTTCCGCGCAGGCACTGATCGAGCGCCTGTTGCCTGGGGCTGCTGCCACCTTCGCCTTTCTTGTGTGCGGCGACGACGTGGCTGCCCTCAAGCCTTCGCCCGACGCTTACACCCTTGCCCTCAGCCAGTTGGCGATGCCGGCGGCAGCGGTGGTGGCAATTGAGGATTCCAGCAACGGCACTCGGGCCGCCACGGCCGCTGGCCTGCGCACCCTGGTGACCCTCAGCGAAGCCACACGCCAGGAACCGCTCGCTGTGTTCGAGGGGGCGGCCGCCATTGTGAGCCAGCTGGGTGAGGGCGGCGCTCACGCCTCGGTGCTGCAAGGCCCACCTTGCCCTGACGGCCTGATCACGCTCTCCTACCTGGAGCAGCTGGCTGTTCCGTCATGA
- the recJ gene encoding single-stranded-DNA-specific exonuclease RecJ yields MNSQHTECESRLDDGLLSRLPEQRWQLPAPLPAPEASDPAARDTAAALAALGLPPELLAVLRRRGFDSAAAITALLDPPAAPDPQQHFQDLGVAVERLALACGRSEAVAICGDYDADGMTSTALLVGVLERLGARPVAAIPSRQDDGYGLNTAMVERLAGDGIRLLVTVDNGIAAADALNRALQLKVDVILTDHHTIPPEPPPYLALLHPARTPEASPYRGLAGVGLAYVLAVALAERLKRADATGMALDLFCIGTIADMAPLHGVNRRWLQDGLCRLQGSALPGLQALQRLAGLGERPLDAMAVAFQIAPRINAVGRLGDPQLVVDLLTTADLECAMELAQQCEALNRQRRDLCDAIEAEAVALVEADGPERSPFLLLAQSHWHHGVIGVVAARLVERFGAPVALLAGEGNGLLRASVRAPKGFAVDAALHACHDLLERHGGHPAAGGFTVRAENVAALHDALSAIASATASPLGSGLLVEPEARLALDRIDRPFWLCLQRLEPFGAGHETPVFWSQQCRVVEQRSLRGGHLQLLLEQNGIRQRAIAWRWQGEGAVPAVVDVAFRLRLNHWQGEERLQLEVVGLRESGGGEVLLQRRQRAYWCRVEAEELRIRNASGEEMGVPLHETNVQGERHPYVQGLIDEATLALGLVA; encoded by the coding sequence ATGAACAGCCAGCACACAGAATGCGAAAGCCGCCTCGACGATGGCCTGTTGTCCCGCCTGCCCGAGCAACGCTGGCAGCTGCCGGCGCCCCTGCCGGCCCCGGAGGCCAGTGACCCGGCAGCCAGGGATACCGCTGCGGCGCTGGCCGCCCTGGGCCTGCCGCCCGAACTGCTGGCCGTGCTGCGCCGGCGGGGCTTTGACAGTGCGGCGGCGATCACCGCCTTGCTGGACCCCCCCGCCGCCCCCGATCCTCAGCAGCATTTCCAGGACCTGGGCGTGGCGGTGGAGCGCCTGGCGCTGGCCTGTGGGCGAAGCGAAGCCGTGGCGATCTGCGGCGACTACGACGCTGACGGCATGACCAGCACGGCCCTGCTTGTGGGCGTGCTGGAGCGGCTGGGCGCCCGGCCGGTGGCGGCGATTCCCAGCCGTCAGGACGATGGCTATGGCCTCAACACGGCGATGGTGGAGCGCCTGGCCGGCGACGGCATCCGCCTGCTGGTGACGGTGGACAACGGCATCGCCGCCGCGGACGCCCTGAACCGGGCTCTGCAGCTGAAGGTGGACGTGATCCTCACCGATCACCACACCATTCCGCCGGAGCCACCGCCTTACCTGGCGCTGCTGCATCCCGCCCGCACCCCCGAAGCCTCGCCCTACCGAGGCCTGGCCGGAGTGGGGCTTGCCTACGTGCTGGCGGTGGCGCTGGCGGAGCGGTTGAAGCGCGCGGATGCCACCGGCATGGCGCTCGACCTGTTCTGCATCGGCACCATCGCGGACATGGCGCCCTTGCACGGGGTGAACCGCCGCTGGCTTCAGGACGGCCTGTGCCGCTTGCAGGGCTCCGCGCTGCCGGGACTGCAGGCCCTGCAGCGGCTGGCTGGACTCGGGGAGCGACCGCTGGATGCCATGGCGGTCGCCTTTCAGATCGCGCCGCGGATCAATGCCGTCGGCCGGCTCGGGGATCCCCAGCTGGTGGTCGACCTGCTGACCACCGCAGATCTGGAGTGCGCCATGGAACTGGCGCAGCAGTGCGAGGCGCTCAACCGGCAGCGCCGCGATCTCTGCGATGCCATCGAAGCGGAGGCGGTGGCACTGGTGGAAGCCGACGGTCCCGAGCGCAGCCCTTTTCTGCTGCTGGCCCAGAGCCATTGGCACCACGGCGTGATTGGCGTGGTGGCGGCCCGGCTGGTGGAACGTTTTGGTGCACCGGTGGCCCTGCTGGCCGGCGAGGGCAACGGGCTGCTGCGGGCTTCGGTACGGGCGCCCAAGGGATTTGCGGTGGATGCGGCGCTGCATGCCTGCCACGACCTGCTTGAACGTCACGGCGGCCACCCCGCCGCCGGTGGTTTCACAGTGCGGGCCGAAAACGTCGCGGCTCTCCACGACGCACTCAGCGCCATCGCCAGCGCCACTGCCAGCCCCCTGGGCAGCGGACTGCTGGTGGAGCCCGAAGCACGGCTGGCGCTCGATCGCATCGATAGACCGTTCTGGCTCTGCCTGCAACGGCTGGAGCCGTTCGGTGCCGGCCACGAAACACCCGTGTTCTGGAGCCAGCAGTGCCGCGTGGTGGAGCAGCGCAGCCTGCGGGGCGGCCATCTGCAGCTGCTGCTGGAGCAGAACGGCATCCGGCAGCGGGCGATCGCCTGGCGCTGGCAAGGAGAAGGAGCGGTGCCGGCCGTGGTGGACGTGGCCTTTCGCCTGCGGCTCAACCACTGGCAGGGCGAGGAGCGCCTGCAGCTTGAAGTGGTGGGCCTGCGCGAGAGCGGTGGGGGCGAGGTGCTGCTGCAGCGCCGCCAGCGCGCCTACTGGTGCCGGGTGGAAGCGGAGGAGTTGCGCATCCGCAATGCCTCAGGCGAAGAAATGGGCGTCCCCCTGCACGAAACGAACGTGCAGGGGGAGAGGCACCCCTACGTCCAGGGGCTGATTGATGAAGCGACCCTGGCCTTGGGCCTGGTGGCCTGA
- the psb30 gene encoding photosystem II reaction center protein Ycf12/Psb30, whose product MGIDFHLIANFLALALITLAGPAVIFILFYRRGAL is encoded by the coding sequence ATGGGTATTGATTTCCATCTGATCGCCAACTTCCTCGCCCTGGCTCTGATCACCCTGGCCGGCCCGGCCGTGATCTTCATCCTTTTCTATCGGCGCGGCGCGCTCTGA
- a CDS encoding YkgJ family cysteine cluster protein has protein sequence MVCGTHWSCISGCGACCRLDPEERSEALEALNPRQRETYLSMVGADGWCRHFDTGSRRCRIYAERPDFCQVSQLASLFGVPAAESEAFAIRCCQQQIRSEFGGRSRELRRFERTTRRAPAPLNDQPGSVASCPS, from the coding sequence ATGGTCTGCGGAACCCACTGGAGCTGCATCTCTGGGTGTGGAGCCTGCTGTCGCCTCGATCCCGAGGAGCGGAGCGAGGCCCTTGAAGCGCTCAATCCCCGGCAACGGGAGACCTATCTCTCGATGGTGGGCGCTGACGGCTGGTGCCGCCATTTCGACACCGGCTCCCGCCGCTGCAGGATCTACGCCGAGCGGCCCGATTTCTGCCAGGTGAGCCAGCTGGCCAGCCTGTTCGGAGTTCCCGCAGCAGAAAGCGAGGCCTTCGCGATCCGTTGCTGCCAGCAGCAGATCCGCAGCGAATTCGGCGGGCGCAGCAGGGAGTTGCGCCGCTTTGAACGGACCACCCGCCGGGCGCCGGCACCGCTGAACGATCAACCTGGTTCCGTTGCCTCCTGCCCTTCATGA
- a CDS encoding TMEM165/GDT1 family protein: protein MSATNDPGTGPAADPAPLPADAPDTGGAVLPASFVSILFTTFTTVFLAELGDKTQLAALLLSAQSGRPGVVFLGAALALICSSLVGVLLGRWLATVLPPQRLELIAGVLMVALGLWLGIQAAVQLLQVPAAAVLLP from the coding sequence ATGAGCGCCACCAACGACCCCGGCACCGGGCCAGCCGCAGATCCTGCGCCCCTGCCGGCCGACGCCCCGGACACAGGCGGAGCCGTCCTGCCGGCCTCGTTTGTGAGCATCCTGTTCACCACCTTCACCACGGTGTTTCTGGCGGAACTGGGCGACAAGACCCAACTGGCCGCCCTCTTGTTATCCGCTCAGTCCGGACGCCCCGGGGTGGTGTTCCTGGGGGCGGCGCTGGCGCTGATCTGCTCCAGCCTGGTGGGGGTGCTGCTCGGCCGCTGGCTGGCCACGGTGCTCCCGCCGCAACGCCTCGAACTGATCGCCGGGGTGCTGATGGTGGCGCTCGGCCTCTGGCTGGGCATCCAGGCAGCTGTGCAACTGCTGCAGGTCCCCGCGGCCGCCGTGCTGCTTCCTTGA
- a CDS encoding TMEM165/GDT1 family protein, with the protein MQLPLLASTFLTVFVAELGDKTQLTIVTISGTSSNTLAVFLGSAGALVLASLLGALAGGSLSSLIPPAALQLAASLGFLIIGSRLLIRVRQEAS; encoded by the coding sequence ATGCAACTTCCGCTGCTGGCCTCCACCTTTCTCACGGTGTTCGTGGCCGAACTCGGTGACAAAACCCAGCTCACGATCGTGACGATCAGCGGCACCTCCAGCAACACCCTGGCGGTGTTTCTCGGCAGCGCCGGTGCGCTGGTGCTGGCCAGCCTGCTGGGAGCCCTGGCCGGGGGGTCTCTCTCCTCGCTGATCCCGCCGGCCGCCCTGCAGCTGGCCGCCTCGCTCGGGTTTCTGATCATCGGCAGCCGCCTGCTGATCCGGGTGCGGCAGGAGGCTTCGTAA
- a CDS encoding RNB domain-containing ribonuclease — MKFSVADLLDHLPESDVLPVEQLEKALGLSLTPDKQHLRIALAGLEKVGLLEANEAGISRRADDSLIEARLRCSSKGFCFALREDGGDDIYIRDHQLNHAWNGDRVLVRITREGGRRRSPEGGVQCILERATASLLAQVEQQDDRLVAVPLDDRLLTTVALPADDAVYLDPAAESVVEIRLDRYPVAQFPPQGHVARRLPIKGGEEADLDLLLTKHGLRERASAPRANLRSPNDKGRTDLTGLPTLLLRPWQGAEAPELPALSLEESDEGLRVWIHSPAVAERITPGSATDQWLRQQSSAYCLGKRWLPLLSPALAKATAFRTGESAAAVSVALTITPEGQLSHYRFALTTIRPDAEVDAAALEALADRKPKARTVPASLKALKTVLPDLERLMAVGRGLQEQRLAAGSVDLDLPFPPLEVLGDLRTPEPDECHRGWMIALPATQPLALLREVVLLAGRALGHHLQALQLPALFAVQAAPDPAEINEVAKAALALDVPLDLDDEGNAPAPGVLATIFAASERRRGLQHQLSEVLRPVQISLEPGPNLLAGETQAYAPWCLATSSYADLWNQQVLVLLLTEGKDRPSVRHKTRVDLASDACHGQIDWPLLPPSQMAELQQSRSVSLLQRLNGRARFVADLQGDLLAMAQARAAEPLVGETLTGVISGVQSYGFFVEIPPSLVEGLVHVSSLKDDWYEYRSRQNRLVGRKNRRTYMLGDAVEVTILKVDALRHQIDLAAILPDDDGSGSELGGAGHFSGDTGAEDGAGPDGQDGIDAETDTEA; from the coding sequence ATGAAGTTTTCGGTCGCTGACCTGCTCGACCACCTGCCCGAATCCGATGTTCTGCCGGTCGAGCAGCTCGAGAAGGCGCTCGGTCTGAGCCTCACGCCCGACAAGCAACACCTCCGCATCGCCCTGGCAGGCCTTGAAAAAGTGGGGCTGCTGGAGGCGAACGAGGCCGGCATCTCACGACGCGCCGACGACAGCCTGATCGAGGCCCGGCTGCGCTGTTCCAGCAAGGGGTTCTGCTTCGCCCTGCGCGAAGACGGAGGCGATGACATCTACATCCGCGACCACCAGCTCAATCACGCCTGGAACGGCGACCGCGTGCTGGTGCGGATCACGCGGGAGGGCGGGCGCCGTCGCTCCCCGGAGGGCGGGGTGCAATGCATCCTCGAGCGGGCCACTGCCAGCCTGCTGGCTCAGGTGGAGCAACAGGACGACCGGCTGGTGGCCGTGCCCCTCGACGACCGGCTGCTGACCACCGTGGCCCTGCCAGCAGACGATGCCGTCTACCTCGACCCCGCGGCCGAATCGGTGGTGGAGATTCGGCTCGATCGCTACCCGGTGGCCCAGTTCCCTCCCCAGGGCCATGTGGCCCGGCGTCTGCCGATCAAAGGGGGCGAGGAGGCAGACCTGGATCTGCTGCTCACCAAACATGGCCTGCGCGAACGGGCCAGCGCCCCCCGCGCCAACCTGCGCAGCCCCAACGACAAGGGCCGCACCGACCTCACCGGCCTGCCCACCCTGCTGCTGCGGCCCTGGCAGGGAGCGGAGGCGCCGGAACTGCCGGCCCTCTCCCTGGAGGAAAGCGACGAAGGCCTGCGGGTGTGGATCCACAGCCCCGCCGTGGCCGAGCGGATCACGCCCGGCAGCGCCACCGACCAGTGGCTGCGCCAGCAGAGTTCGGCCTACTGCCTCGGCAAGCGCTGGTTGCCGCTGCTGAGCCCGGCGCTCGCCAAGGCCACTGCCTTCCGGACCGGCGAATCCGCCGCCGCCGTTTCGGTGGCCCTGACGATCACGCCGGAAGGGCAGCTGAGCCACTACCGCTTCGCCCTCACCACCATCCGCCCCGATGCCGAAGTGGATGCCGCTGCCCTGGAGGCCTTGGCGGACCGCAAGCCGAAGGCCCGCACGGTGCCCGCCTCGCTCAAGGCGCTCAAAACCGTTCTGCCCGACCTGGAACGCCTGATGGCGGTGGGTCGTGGGCTGCAGGAGCAGCGGCTGGCGGCCGGCTCTGTCGATCTCGATCTGCCCTTCCCCCCGCTGGAGGTGCTCGGTGATCTGCGCACACCCGAACCCGATGAGTGCCACCGCGGCTGGATGATCGCCCTTCCCGCCACCCAGCCTCTGGCCCTGCTGCGGGAAGTGGTGCTGCTGGCGGGCCGCGCCCTGGGTCATCACCTGCAGGCACTGCAGCTGCCGGCTCTGTTCGCGGTGCAGGCGGCGCCCGATCCGGCGGAAATCAACGAAGTGGCCAAGGCCGCCCTGGCCCTCGATGTCCCCCTTGACCTGGACGACGAGGGCAATGCCCCCGCTCCCGGCGTGCTGGCCACGATCTTCGCCGCCAGCGAACGCCGCCGCGGCTTGCAGCACCAGCTCAGCGAGGTACTCAGGCCCGTGCAGATCAGCCTGGAGCCGGGGCCCAACCTGCTCGCCGGCGAAACGCAGGCCTACGCCCCCTGGTGCCTGGCCACCTCCTCCTACGCCGATCTGTGGAACCAGCAGGTGCTGGTGCTGCTGCTCACCGAGGGCAAGGATCGCCCCAGCGTGCGCCATAAAACCCGGGTCGACCTGGCCTCCGATGCCTGCCACGGCCAGATCGACTGGCCGCTGCTGCCACCGAGCCAGATGGCCGAGCTGCAGCAATCCCGCAGCGTGTCCCTGCTGCAGCGCCTCAATGGCCGGGCTCGCTTCGTCGCCGACCTCCAGGGCGACCTGCTGGCGATGGCCCAGGCCCGCGCTGCCGAACCCCTGGTGGGCGAGACACTCACCGGTGTGATCAGCGGCGTGCAGAGCTACGGCTTCTTCGTGGAAATCCCTCCGTCCCTGGTGGAAGGGCTGGTGCACGTGAGCTCGCTCAAGGACGACTGGTACGAATACCGCTCCCGCCAGAACCGGCTGGTGGGGCGCAAGAACCGCCGCACCTACATGCTGGGGGACGCCGTTGAGGTGACCATCCTCAAGGTGGACGCCCTGCGCCATCAGATCGATCTGGCGGCGATCCTGCCCGACGACGACGGCAGCGGCAGTGAGCTGGGCGGTGCAGGCCACTTCAGCGGTGATACCGGCGCTGAAGATGGCGCGGGCCCCGACGGTCAGGACGGCATCGACGCCGAGACCGACACGGAGGCCTGA
- a CDS encoding flavin prenyltransferase UbiX: MDPVVLAVSGASAMPLAERALQLLLQAGQPVELIVSRGAITVWLAEQGLRIPVEPEAQTAFWLQRTGCADGPLRCHRWNDQTAAIASGSFRTRGMVILPASMGTVGRISSGVALDLVERVADVHLKEGRPLVIAPREMPWNLVHLRNLTQLAEAGARIAPPIPAWYQQPRSLEDMVDFLVIRVFDSLGFELGELRRWQGPVELALPT; the protein is encoded by the coding sequence ATGGACCCGGTGGTTCTGGCGGTCTCCGGCGCGTCCGCCATGCCGCTGGCGGAGCGGGCCCTGCAGCTGCTGCTGCAGGCGGGCCAGCCCGTGGAGCTGATCGTCAGCCGCGGCGCCATCACCGTCTGGCTGGCGGAGCAGGGCCTGCGAATTCCCGTCGAGCCTGAGGCCCAGACGGCGTTCTGGCTGCAGCGCACGGGCTGTGCCGATGGGCCGCTGCGCTGCCACCGCTGGAACGATCAGACGGCGGCGATCGCCAGCGGCAGCTTCCGCACCCGCGGCATGGTGATCCTGCCGGCCAGCATGGGCACGGTCGGACGGATCAGCAGCGGTGTCGCGCTGGACCTGGTGGAGCGGGTCGCCGATGTACACCTCAAGGAGGGCCGGCCACTCGTGATCGCACCGCGGGAGATGCCATGGAACCTGGTGCACCTGCGCAACCTCACCCAGCTGGCGGAGGCCGGTGCCCGCATCGCTCCGCCGATTCCCGCCTGGTACCAGCAGCCCCGCTCCCTGGAGGACATGGTGGATTTCCTGGTGATCCGGGTGTTCGATTCGCTGGGGTTCGAGCTCGGTGAGCTGCGCCGGTGGCAGGGTCCGGTCGAGCTGGCGCTCCCCACCTGA